The sequence GCAAAACCCAAAATAGGGAATAGACAGACGAATCAACAACAATGTGATGTACCAGGGAGGGACTCTCTACTATTTGTCCTTTCATAGTCATGATTTGGAAAATGAGAAAATGCATGCGATTATATGTATATGGTGCATAGGCATGATTAAAAATACCCACCTAAAGCCACAGAGTTGGTATTTCAATGTGCAAAAGAATATAAAGACTACTGGGTAGTGTATGAATTCAATAACTAGCGGAGTATTATGTTTTAATCTGGACATGGTGATCTTCTGAAATTTTCTTTTGGCTTAATTTTTTTAGTTTCCCTTTGGTTCATTAGAGAACTTGAGGAAATTAGTGATAGAAATTAAAAGTAGGACTAACGATTGTAGGTAAGATCAGGATGATGTGTTGGCTTCAGTATGCACACGCATGTACCTAGAGTCTACCGGATATATTTAtggaaaacaaaattaattaagaaatgtAGTTCATAGTAAAGCAAGGGAACGATGCCTAAGTACTTTATTACAAACCAAATTAGAAAGTTACATAGTCCTGCTCACGGACAGGAAGGATTCCAGTACATTGAGAAGGCGGCTGTAACCACCATTCGTCATTACAGCAAGGATTCGACCTAGCATACTTGGATTTATTACTGTCTATTTGAGTCATACTTACTCAAACATTCCACAAACTATTTAACAAGTACTAGACATGCATGCACACACTGGGGAGATCTATATATCTTCCCATGTTGCAGGAGACAAAGAAACATCGAGACCAAACTTAGACTTTATTAAAGCAATGACCTTGTCATCTACTCGGAAGTTCTTAGCCAAAATATAATTAGGAATTGTTGGGGTAGAAGCAAAGAGGTTATTAGGAATTGGTGAAATTCCGGGAAGTACACTATTGAAAGCGCTTAGGTAGATAACATTCTTTCTTCCAACATTCGCTGCAAAGTGAACAAGTCCTCTTGGAATAATGGTAATCTCTCCAGCTCTCAAAACCTTATAGTACAAAACATTAGCAGTAGTTACGAACCCAAATAAGACTTTCCCTTTTATGACAAAATTAGATTCACTTGCTCGAGGGTGTACGTGAGTTGCACTAATTCCACCAGGTGCTAAGTCGACTCGGTTTACTGAAACTCCTTGGGTGTATAACCCAGGGAAGGTGCTAGCATTGGCACGTCTCACTCCAAACCCTATGGGATTTGCTGTGCTTGCTCCATTTCTCAAGCCACTAAAGAAGAAATCATCTGTTGTAACTTGAGACTCCGGCTTGCAAGGATACCCATTGACACGAATTGGGGAGTTCAAGTCGGCGACACAAATATCTTGAAGCGGGTCAGGATCAGCAGAAAAGCATGACAAAGTAAAATAAAGGATCACAGTAAAAAACATAACTAGGAAGAATGATGACGTAGTTTTTACCCTAAACATAGCAGCCATGAATTTGTTACTTTGAGATTTGGTGTATGGATTTGCAGGTTCTGCTAGATCGAAATTTTTATGAGTGACTATAAAAACTATGTTACTTATTCCAGTATTTTTATAGGCTTAATAACATCTGCCTCGTTCTAGCTAGTGTCTCTAAAGACGTGTGATGCATGAAGAATGCCAAAACGAAATAGACTCGTCTCTAGTTGGTTCTCCGATGCAAGCAGGATCGGCCTTTAGATTCCGTCTCTTGGCATATGCTTATTGCATTGGATCGACTAATAGCCCCTAGCGTCACTGTGCAAAACCCAAAAAAGAGAATAGACAGACTAATCGCCAACTTGTGATGAACCACTGATGTACTTTCAATATCCAAAGATAGATATGATTCGACCCATCACCTAACTTGTAATGAACCAAGCACACCTTCTGCTTAAATAATGTatcgaaagaaaaagaaaaagaaaaagaaaaacttctgCTTAAATTTGGACATGCATGACTCTATATAGGGCATTGGCTTTCTAAGAAAAAGTGTTTCTTTTTATACCATGTCTTTGGGTCTCTATACATTGGCCTTTTTCAGTTCCTACTCGGATGATCAAGGGTGCCAAACGCTGTAGGGCATACCTTCTGGATTGTCATACATGTATTTTAGGCTAGGGTTTTAGCAAATAAGATCCATACCAAACTTAAATATTTCCGTTATATGCCATGGACTGTGTCTCACACCTAATTAATTGCAATTATACAATACGCTATGGTCCAAAGACTGTTTTAGTTACActttagaaaagaaaaataattttgcATTATTGAACACAGAAAAGCTTACAGAAGAAATATATGTACAAGGTAATTATAGTGAAGAATCCATAAGAGCGGATGATCAACACGTGTTACAATTCTAGAGTAACTGAAAATAACAGAATTGTTATAACAGTTGCGAACAGCTGTAATAAAAGAAATGTGCAGCTTGTGCGTTACTAGCCCCCCTCAAATTGAAGAGGAGTAAGAATCTTCAGTTTGTTTTTGAGAAATTCAAATTTGGGAGAAGAAAGTCCTTTTGTGAAGATATCTGCAGTTTGAATACACAATATCCACTTGTTTCTTCTATCAGCAGGGTTGCCTGCCCAATAAACATCAGAACATCCTTGTAAAGTAGTTAGCCCTGATCAAGTGTAGCCTTTATATACCTCAAAATTGTTTTAGTGGAAGTTAGATGAGATGTTGTAGGAGATTGCATGAACTGACACACTTGATTAACTGTAAAGCATATCTCAAGCCTTGCATGTGTTTTCATCAAGAAATCCAATTCTGGATTTGCTATTATTGCAGTATACGTTGATGATCTAAATCTTGTTGGAACTTTAAAAGAAATCACTGAAACCGCTGCTTACTTGCAGAagaaatttgagatgaaagatcttggtaaaactaagtATTATCTTGGTTTACAAATTGAGCATGTCCCAAATGGAATATTTGTCCATAAATCTAATTATACAAAAAAAGTATTAAAATGATTTTATATGAAAAAAGCACATCCACTGAGTTCCGTTATGGTTGTGAGATCACTTGATGTGAAAAAAGACCCATTTCGACCTAAAAAAAATGGTAAAGAAGTCCGAAAGTGTCATATCTAAGTGCAATTGGTGATCTTATGTATCTTGCAAATGGCATAAGGCCATATATTGCATTTTCAGTTAATTTGTTAGCTAGATACAGTTCTGCTCCAACTCGAAGACGCTGGAATGGAATCAAGCACTTATTACATTATATTAGTGACACTAATGATTTAGATCTGTTTTACCCTTATGAATCTAATTCAAAACTAAATGGGTACACAAATGCTGGTTATCTTTCGGATCCACACAAAGGACGGCAACAAATTGGGTATTTGTTTACTTTTGGAGATACATCTAATTCTTGGAGATCAGTGAAGAAAACAATCTCATCTACATCTACAAATCATTCTGAACTACTAGCAATCCATGAAGCAAGCCGTGAGAGCATCTGTTTAAGGTCAGTAATACATCATATTCAAGAATCGTGTGGACTTCCTTCAACTAAAGATTCACCAACATTACTGCTTGCATCGCACAACTAAAGGAATGCTTCATTAAAGGTAATCGAATAAAGCACATCAGCCCAAAGTTATTTTCTCACATGATCTACAAAATGATGGTTTGATTGATATCCAACAAATATGTTCAACTCACAATCTAGCGGACCTTTTCACTAAAGCATTAAGAACTTTTACATTCAACAAATTAGTTCACAAGATTGGAATGCGTCTACTTAATAATTTATAGGCCAAGATTTCGCTGAAGTATCCAACAGGGGGAGCATCATTAGGATTTAAACGTCTTGTACTCTTTCCTTTGTCAAGGcttgtcccactgggtttactTGTCAAGCTTTCTCTAACACTGTTATAAGTCTCAGacattttaggtttttttctctcttgattttattgatATATTTTTGTGACTTAGACACAATGGTCATCAGGAGGAATGTTCTGTATTTCATGGGTTGTAATTTAGGGAATATATAGGGTTTTACGTTTATTTCACTTAGATACCCTTGTGTCTAGCCTAAATAGAGGCTATATTCTCCCTTCTCAATACATAATTGAATAAGAATTCTTCTCATCTCTCTACTTTCTATGTCACTTTTTTTGTGTCACACTATGGATAAACGGTTttggaattttatattttactttACAAGACGAGGAAACATATAATGATGGACCATGAACCATGATTTGAGGAGTTAGTTAGCGAGATTGGCGGTGCCGACCACATACTTTAATTATATGGTCCGACCACATCGCACCCGCACAAGTCCACAAAGACTGCTCAAAAAATATGGGGCTGGATTTTTGGATCCGATCAAATGTGAACAGCCCATGTAGAAGCAAAAACTTACAACGTGCTGGGTGGAGTCGGAATATGATTTTTGAAATATGTTTCTTTTGGTTTGGACTTCTGTACCTTTTGTTGGCTAATGTAGGATTAGCAATAGGATCCCTGTGATAATTTGTGATGAACCAGGCTCGACTGCTGCTTAATTCTGGAATATGATAAACTGTGTATGTATGGTGCTTTTCATGCTAAAAATACCCACCAAATGCCCCAAAATTGGGTTTCCAATATGCAAAAAGATACAAAGAACATTGTTCAGTGCCCCTGAATACAAGTCTTGGATTGAAAAGGGGTTCATGTATAAGTTCAAATGTGGTGATGAACACGTATGAAGAGGGGACTGTGATCTAACAATTGTAGGTTAAATTAAGGGGATAAAATATTAGTATTTCATGTGTTGATTTAATTAAGTATGAGACATGTTTACATAGATTTTACGGAATAACTTTATGG comes from Papaver somniferum cultivar HN1 chromosome 7, ASM357369v1, whole genome shotgun sequence and encodes:
- the LOC113294110 gene encoding germin-like protein subfamily T member 2: MAAMFRVKTTSSFFLVMFFTVILYFTLSCFSADPDPLQDICVADLNSPIRVNGYPCKPESQVTTDDFFFSGLRNGASTANPIGFGVRRANASTFPGLYTQGVSVNRVDLAPGGISATHVHPRASESNFVIKGKVLFGFVTTANVLYYKVLRAGEITIIPRGLVHFAANVGRKNVIYLSAFNSVLPGISPIPNNLFASTPTIPNYILAKNFRVDDKVIALIKSKFGLDVSLSPATWEDI